The nucleotide sequence AGTCGTACTCCATGACCGGCTGGCGTATCGGTTTTACGGCCGGTCCCGCACCCTTGATTGCGGCCATGAACAAAATCCAGAGTCAGAGCACCTCGAATCCGACCTCGATTTCTCAGATGGCGGCGCTTGAGGCCTACAACGGACCTCAGGACTATGTCAAGAACGTGCTGTCCCATTTCACCGAACGCCGCGCTTTCATCGTCAAGGCGTTAAATGAAATCCCCGGAGTCACTTGTTTCAATCCTCAGGGCGCGTTCTATGTCTTTCCCGGGGTCAAGGGTCTGCTGGGGCGCAGCTGTAAGGGGCGGCTCATCGACAGTTCCCTGACCCTGTGCGAATTGCTGCTGGATGAGGCCAGAATAGCGGCCGTCCCCGGTGAAGCCTTCGGAGCTCCCGGCTACATGCGCCTGTCGTATGCGACATCCATGGAAAATATCACCAAGGGAATCGAACGCTTATCAAACTTTGTTAAAGTTTTAGCCTAATTAAACCCTCAGTTGAAATGGGGTCGGAATGAAATTGGATCAATTACATTCCGACCCCATTTTCTTGCATTTATTTGAAAAGTCACCCAGCCTATGATTACAGTTACCGGTTTAAGTAAAAGCTTCGGCGGCCAGAACCTGTTTACCGACGTCAATCTCCAGTTCGACCCGAATCATCGCTATGGCATTGTCGGTCCCAACGGGGCCGGCAAGTCAACCTTCCTAAGAATCCTCTGCGGCCAGGAAAGTTTTGACAAGGGAAGCGTCAGCCTGCCGGCGAAAATGCGGGTCGGCACCCTCAACCAGGATCATTTCGCCTTTGAGGATATGGCCCTGGTTGATGTTGTCATGCGTGGTCAACCCCAACTTTTTCATGCCTTTGCCGACAAGGAAAAACTTCTCGAACAATCCGAACCCGATCCGCAAAAGATTATAGAACTAGAGGAAATCATTCAACACTATGACGGCTATCAGGCCGAAAGCCGCATCGCCCAGATGCTTGAAGGTCTGGGCATCGCCACCTCCTATCATACCCAGCCGATGCGGGTTTTATCGGGTGGTTACAAGCTCAGGGTGTTGCTCGCTCAATGCCTTTTCAGCCAACCCGAAGTGCTGCTCCTGGACGAGCCCACCAACCATCTCGATATTGCCTCGGTCGGCTGGCTCGAAGATTATCTGTCCGAATACCGGGGCACGGTAATTGTCGTCTCTCATGACCGCGATTTTATCAACCGGGTCTCAACCGATATTGCCGATATCGATTACGAAACCATCAAGATTTACTCCGGCAACTACGATTTCTATTTGAGAGCCCGGGAACAGGAAGATCAACTGCGCCGCCAGGAATCCGACAAGGCGGAGAAAAAGATCAACGAGCTCCAGACCTTTGTCACTCGTTTCAAGGGCAAGGCCAGCAAGGCCCGACAGGCTCAGAGCAAACTCAAACAGATCAACCGCATGGAAAAAGATCTGGTCAAACCCCTCTACTCCTCCCGGGCTCACCCGCGCATTTCTTTTACCTGCTGTCGGCCTTCTGGCAAAACCGTGCTTGAGGTTAAAAATATCAGCAAGGCCTACGGCGAAAAAAAGGTGCTCCATGAGGTTTCCCTGACCGTCAACCGGGGACAGAGACTGGCGGTCATCGGCCCTAATGGCATCGGGAAATCAACCCTGTTGAAGATTATCATGGGCGACCTGCAAGCCGACAGCGGGAGTATCGAATGGGGTTACGAGACCTATCCCGAATATTTTTCCCAGGATCACCGGGAACTGATTCCCGTTAACTCCTCTCCTTATGAATATCTTTACAGCTACGGTCCCGGTGAGAGTATCGGCACAATCCGTGGAATTCTCGGCAACCTGCTGTTTTCCGGCGACGATGTCCGTAAATCGACTGCGGCTCTTTCCGGCGGCGAAGCGGCCCGCCTGATTATTGCCAAACTGGTCCTGAAAAAGGGCAATGTTCTGGTTCTCGATGAACCGACCAACCACCTCGACCTGGAATCAATCGAAACCTTTATCGAAGCCCTGATCAAGTTTGAGGGGACGATTATCTTTGTCAGCCATAACCGTTACCTGGTTAACCGGGTGGCGGATCATGTCTTGGAATTGAAAACCGACGGCTATGACCTTTTCCCCGGCACTTATGCAGAATTTCTCGAGCGCGAAGGCTGCGACCATCTCAGCGGCGTTCGTCCCGGCCGAAATCGCCAGGGTCCCGGTCGGATTCCGGAAAACAAGTCCGGCCCTCAGACCGTTTCCCCTGCGCCTGAGGAACCCAGGACTCCCCCCCGTTTTCAGGTCTCTGGCAGAGACCAGGAAAAGCGTAAGAAGCTTAAGCAGCAGATCAATGCCCTGCAAAAGGAAAGCGCTGCCGCCGAAAGCCTTTGCGAAAAGCTTGAGGTAGAAAAGGAGCGTTTCAATCAAATCTTTTCCCGACCGGATTACTATGCTGAAACCCCGCCGGAAAAAATCAAACAAAATGCGGCCGAGAAGAAAGAATGTGAAGAAAAATTGAGCTGGGCCTATCGTAAATGGGAGAAGCTCAACCAGGAAATTGAAAGCCTGACAAGGATGATGGACCCGGAATGAGTTGTTTCAAAAGGATAACCGCCGGGCTTGAACATGAGTGAATCAATCACCCGCCCCCACAAACTGATCCCCGACCCGGCTCTCCACATCATTCTCTATGAGCCTGAAATTCCGGCCAATACCGGCAATATCGCCCGCCTCTGCGCCGCCGCCGAGCTGCCTTTACATCTGATTCATCCTCTGGGCTTTAAGACCGATGATCGCCATCTCAAAAGAGCCGGACTTGATTACTGGTCCGAGGTCGATGTGCGCGAGCATCACGATTTTGACAGTTTCCTTCAGTTTTGGTATAGTACTACCATCCCTACGGGCAATGCTGAAAGCCATGCCTTGCTTTTTGCCCTGAGCGCCCGGGCCGCGACCCCCTACAACCGGGCAAAAGATTTCAAACGCGGCAGCGGCCTCATTTTCGGCCCGGAGACCCGTGGTCTTTCTCTATCCCTGATGGACCGCTATCCTACCTTGACGATTCCGATGTGGGGGCGGGTCAGAAGTATCAACCTGTCCACCTCGGTCGGCATCGTCGCCTACCATTTTCTGCAGCAGCTCAATCTTTTTTAATTCTTTTGACCTAGGTCAAGGAATAAAATTCAAGTTCCCGGTAAACCAGAACAAAAGCAATCAACTTTCGATCCAATTCTTAACTGAATAACAAGGAGGAAGTCACCATGTTCTGTTTTCAATGTCAGGAAACCGCCAAAAATCAGGGTTGTACAATCAGGGGCGTCTGCGGCAAACCGGAAGAAACCGCCAATCTTCAGGATCTGCTGATTCATGTGCTTAAAGGAATCGCGGTTTACGGGGAAAAGCTCGAAGCCTTTAGCGGCGACTATAATGAAACCGCGCTGTTTACGGCCAAGGCGCTGTTTGCCACCATCACCAATGCCAACTGGGATGATCGGAGTTTTATCGCGCTGATCAACGAAGCCCTGCAACGCCGCGACCGTCTGCGGCAGTCTTTCCTGAAAGCCTGGAAAGAAAAAAACGCTTGTGATTTTAACGAAGACCTGCCGGATGCCGCGACCTGGCGGGGAGAAACCGACACCTTTGCCGAAAAAGCCAAAAGTGTCGGAGTGCTGGCAACCGCCAATGAGGATGTACGTTCCCTGCGCGAACTTTTGGTCATCGGTCTCAAAGGAATTGCGGCTTATGCCGATCATGCCGCGGTTTTGGGCTTTGAGGATCGGGAAATTTACCGCTTTATCATGGAAGCCCTGGCTTCCACCACCAAGGATCTGAGCGTTGATGAAATGGTCGGACTGGTTATGAAAGCCGGGGAAATTTCCGTCAAAACCATGGCCTTGCTTGATCAAGCCAACACCGAGAGCTACGGCCATCCGGAAATCTCCGAGGTCAACCTGGGCGTGCGTAACCGTCCCGGCATTTTGATCAGCGGCCATGATTTAAAGGATATGGATGAACTTCTCAAGCAGACCGAAGGCAGCGGCGTCGATGTCTACACCCATGGCGAGATGCTGCCGGCCAACTATTATCCGGCCTTCAAGAAATACGATCATTTCGTCGGCAACTACGGCGGTTCCTGGTGGCATCAGAATCAGGAATTCGAATCCTTTAACGGCCCGATTCTGCTGACCACCAACTGCCTGGTTCCCCTGAAAAAAGAAAACACCTATCTCGATCGCCTCTTTACGACCGGAGTGGTCGGCTATGTCGGGGCGACCCATATTGCCGAGCGTCCGACCGGCGGCAGCAAGGATTTTTCAGCCCTGATTGAAAGGGCTAAAGCCTGCCCGGCTCCGACCGAGATCGAGACCGGCAAGATAGTCGGTGGTTTTGCTCACAATCAGGTCCTGGCTCTGGCCGACAAAGTCGTGGCCGCAGTAAAATCCGGCGCGATCAAACGCTTTATCGTCATGGCCGGCTGTGACGGCCGCCAGAAAAGCCGAAGCTACTATACCGAAGTCGCGGAAAAACTGCCCGCGGATACGGTAATTCTGACCGCCGGCTGCGCCAAGTACCGCTACAACAAGCTTGAACTCGGCGATATCGGCGGCATTCCCCGCATTCTTGACGCGGGTCAGTGCAATGACTCCTATTCTCTGGCTGTCATCGCCATCAAATTAAAAGAGGTTTTCGGCCTGGACGATATCAATCAACTGCCGATCTCTTATGATATTGCCTGGTATGAGCAAAAAGCTGTGGCGGTTCTGCTCGCCCTGCTCTTTCTTGGCGTCAAGGGTATTCGCCTGGGGCCCACCCTGCCGGCCTTCCTTTCACCCAATGTCGCCAAGGTGTTGGTTGAAAAATTTGCCATCAAACCTATCGACACGGTCGACAACGACATCGCCGCCATGATGCAGGGTCAATAAGGTTCAATTTTAATCCTGGTTCCACAAAAAAACGCCGTCGGTTTTTTCCAAAAAAACCGACGGCGTTTTTTTGTGGATTTACATTTATAACTCTCAAGTAAGCCGGTTTTAAAGGGGAACACGACGAAAGCTCTCGAATCGTTGCGTAAAACCACTGGCTCACTTTTGGGGTTGCAAATCAGCAGAGCAATTACTTACATTTTTATCTTGCACCTACCCCGCCATCTGTTATACCGTCGAGCCTAAAAGCTTAAGTGCGCCTTCGAAGATCATAAAACATCGGATTCAAGTTTCATGGCGCCAGAATGAATAAAAGGCCTTCTACTGAAAGGGCAAAAATTTACCTGGCCATGAACAATCCGGAGTCTTTTATCAGCCGGCTACCCTGGGTTTTACTTCTATCCTCGGTTTTCCTGCTCAACTTTCTCGCCCGAATCCTCTTCTCACCTCTGCTTCCCGCCATTGAGACCGAATTTAATATCGGTCACGCGGCCGCCGCATCATTATTTGTTTATCTTTCCGGCGGCTATTTTGCCGCCCTGCTGGGATCGGGTTTCCTCTCGGCGCGCATCCCTCATCGTCTGATCCTGAGCGGCAGCGCGGTCGGGGTCGGAGTAATTTTACTCCTGGGCGCAAGCAGCCAGAGCCTGGCTTACTTGCGCCTGACCGCCCTCTGCCTCGGCTTGGTCTGCGGACCTTACCTGCCCAGCGCCATCGCCACTCTGACCGACACGGTTCCTCACCAGCACTGGGGAAAAGCCCTGGCCATTCATGAATTGGCGCCGAATCTTGCTTTCACCATGGCCCCGGTAATCACTGCGTGCCTGCTGTCACAGGTTTCCTGGCGCTGGGTTTTGGTCGGCCCCGGAATGATCTCGATCTTGATGGGCATCCTGTTTCTCCGGTTCGGCTCTGGAGGCCAATTCTGCGGACAACCACCTCGTTTTGCCATTTGTCGCAGTTTGTTTGCGGTGCCGACTTTCTGGATCATCGTTCTTCTGTTTACTCTCGGCATCAGTGCCACCATGGGTCTTTTTAATATCCTGCCGGCCTATCTGGTCAGTCATTTCGGTATGTCCACCACCTCCGCCAACACCCTGGCAAGTCTTTCACGCGTTCTGACCCTCGTCACGGTTTTTTTCGGGGGGTGGGCCACGGATCACCTTGGCCCCCGCCGCACCCTGATAGTGGTTCTTGGCATCACCGGTATGCTGACGGCGGCCCTGGGCCTGGTACCGGTTTCGGCGCTGGTCATGGCCAAGACGCTGGTCTTTTTACAGCCGTTACTGGCGGTGGTTTTTTTCCCGGCCGGCTTTGCGATTATTGCCGGAGTGGCGCCGGCGGAAAACCGAAATCTCGCGGTTTCTCTGGTGGTGGCCTTGGCCTTTCTGCTCGGAGGAGGTTTTGCCCCCTATGTCGTCGGCATCTGCGGCGATGCCGGACACTTCAGCTGGGGCATTTTCCTACTGGGTTGCCTGGTTTTTTCAGGGGCTCTGGTGGCCCCTTTTCTCCCGCGACAACCATAAGAACACCTGTCAGTCAACGACAACAGGACAGGAAACCAAGACTTTCCTGCAAAATCAGAGCGAAGCTATTACCCTGGTGAAGGTGGTCGGTTTTCTTTAATTTTCAGCGAAAAAAGGGCTTGACTTTTATAAGATTGGTAGGTAGCGACAATTTTTTTCTCTTGAAATTTTAATAAATTACCATGCGGATAGGGTTTTTTCGAAAATGAAAAATGCCGCCATCGGAGTGTTTGATTCAGGGGTGGGAGGCTTGTCCGTGCTGCGCGAGATTCGCAAGCTACTGCCCAGAGAAGATTTATTTTACATCGCCGACTCCGGAGCCGGACCGTATGGCGATCAATCTGGGGAGTTCATTCAGGAAAGGGTACATGTGCTTGCCGATTTCCTGCTCACCAAAAAGGTCAAGTCCCTGGTTGTCGCCTGCAATACCGCGACGACGGTGGCGATTCAATCCCTGCGCATGAGGTTGAGCCTTCCCATTATCGCGATTGAACCTGCGGTCAAACCGGCGGTCGAGCTTACCAGGTCTGGAATTGTCGGCATTCTTGCCACCAGTCGCACGCTGACCAGCCGGCGATTTCAGAGCCTGGTCGAGGATTACGGCAACGGCACGAAGTTTCTTCTGCAGCCTTGTCCCGGGCTGATGGAGCAGGTCGAAAAAGGAGAACTGGAGAGCGTTAAGACTTATGAACTGACAGCCCGTTATCTATCACCTCTGTTGGAACAGGGGGCCGATACCATCGTTCTCGGCTGCACCCACTATCCGTTCCTGCTTCCGGTTATCAAAAAGCTTACCGGGCCGGATATCTCCATCATTGACCCGGCCGTGGCTGTCGCCCGGCAGCTTTATCGCCGCTTGGAAACCTGCAATCTACTTTCGTCTGGGGAAGTCCCAGGGGTTGAGTGCTTCTGGACCAGCGGTATTCTTCCTGGCGTGAAGCCCCTGATCGCCCAGATCTGGGGCAAGGAAACGCTGGTTTGTGCCCTGCCCTCTTGCCCACAGCCATAAAAAGTGGATGCCGGGGCAAGGATAATAATGCGCTAACGATTCAGCGTCGTTGATTTCAGCTTTTCCCCAGAAATTCCGAAAACAACCAGCGCTTGCACGGGCTTATTTGGAAGTCACAAAATTCGAAGCTTAACGATTGCCCAGTGGAATCCCGAACTCTCGATAGATGCGAAAGAAGAAATGAGGATATTTTTCTGGACAGTCGCAATAAGGCAGGCCGCTTTTCGGCTCAAGTCTTTCCAGTTCACCAAAAATCTTATCTGTAGCGCTGGGATCAAAAGCATAGATCAAATCGGGATGAATCCAGCAGCCTTCCCAGGGGATAAAACGACCCGCCAGAATCCAGTCATCATCCGCGACCCGGGCCAGCACGACTTCATCCAGAACCAGCTTCTCCTGATTTTCCAGCAGCGGCTCCAGGTCAAGAAAACGACGCTCACGCCGGGCTTTTACGCGAAACAGGGAAAAGTGGTTTTCCTTAAGATAGGCTTCCAATAGACGGCGCTGCAGGGCCGGGAAAAAATCGTCATTCTGTTTTTCCAGAAAGACTTCCACCGGATGTCGTCCTTCAAGTTTCTCCCGAAAAATAAGAAGATCAACCAAAGCACTGGTATCGCCATCCTTTTCCAGTTTCAGTTTGCCGTCCCGGCCCAGTAAGCCGAGTTCTTGGGCGACCCGGGCAATGATCTTACCATCAAAAAGTTTGGCCACCGCCGTGTTGACCTTGGCTATACGCTGGCGCAACTGATGATGCTCGCGTTGTTCGCGTCGGAAAAGCAACATGTAAAAACCCTGATAAAATCGCCGGTTTCAAAAAACGGGACTTGGCAAAGACAGGCCGGCTCCGCTTGAAACTATCTTTTTATAGCTTAAACATCTCCCGATGGCCAGCATATTTTTCCCGCAGCTTGGGTTTCTCAATCTTGCCGGTGGGATTGCGGGGCACATCATCAAAAAAGAAATGCCGCGGTCTTTTGTAGCGAGGCAGATCGAGACAAAATTTCTCCAGCTCATCTTTCTGCAGGCGGCGACCGGGTTTGAGCTCCACAATGGCCGCGACGATTTCGCCCAGACGATCGTCCGGCAAGCCGATAACCGCGACATCGTTAATATCGTTATGCCCCTGGAGAAAATCCTCTATTTCGACGGGAAAAATATTTTCCCCGCCGGTGATAATTATATCTTTCTTGCGATCGACCAGAAAGATAAAACCATCCTCATCCATGCGGGCGATATCGCCGGTATGAAGCCAGCCGTCTCGCAAAGCGTTAGCGGTCTCGGCCTGATTTTTAAAATATTCGCGCATGATTCCCGGCCCCCGCACCACCAGCTCTCCGATCTCGCCTTGAGGCTGCGGCCGATCTTGAGCATCGACGATACGGCACTCCCAATCAAAACCGGGAATGCCGATGGCCCCCACCTTATGAGTATTGCCCATGCCCAAATGAACACAGCCGGGGCCCGTCGATTCACTTAAACCATAATTCGTGTCATACTGATGAGCCGGAAAGACCTTGAGCCATTCGCGAATCAGGCTCGGTGGTACCGGCTGGGCTCCGATATGCATCAGCCGCCATTGACCAAGTTCATAGTTATTCAGATCGACCGCGCCGCTTTCAATCGCAGTCAGAATATCCTGGGCCCAAGGCACCAGAAGCCAGACAATCGTTCCCTTTTCTTCCGAAACCGCTTCAAGAATCCATTCCGGCTTGGCTCCTTTTAAAATCACGGCTTTTGCCCCAACAATAAAATTACCGAACCAGTGCATCTTGGCTCCGGTATGATATAGTGGCGGAATCAGAATGAAGTTATCTGCATGGGTCTGAAGATGGTGACGGTTCTCAACAATGCAGGCCGCCTCAAGATTGCCGTGCGTGAGCAGAATCGGCTTGGGCAGACCAGTGGTTCCCGAAGTAAAATAAAGGGCGGCGCTTTCATCTGCCTGCAATTTCACAGCGGGATTTTCACTGCTTTGTGAATCCAGGAGTTCGAGATAGTTCTCGCTGCCTTGAAGGTCACTGAGGCCGAGGGTGAAAAAATGTTTAACTCCCGGCAAACGCTCTTTAATGGCGCCAATCCTGGCAAAAAATTCCGGGCCGAAAAACAAGGTGTCAGCTTCGGAGACTTCAAGGCAATGCCTGATGTTTTCGCTGTCAAAACGAAAATTAAGCGGCACCACCCAGGCACCGCTGCGTAAAATACCGAAATAAAGCGGCAGCCATTCCAGTCCATTCATGAGCAGATGAGCCACCCGGCTACCGGAGCCAACTCCTCGGGAACGCAACAAATTAGCGATCTGGTTGGCTTGTCGGTCAAACTCCAGCCAGCTGATCTCGCGCCGCCGCTTGTTCTCCGGATCTCTTTCAATCAGAGCCGTTTCCTGCTCGTACATCCGCCCGTTACGGGCCAGAATCTCAGTGATCAGCATAAAACAATCTTCCTTTCCTGTCCCGGGAAAACCGGGTTTACAACTTAACCGATCTCATGAAGTATACTAACCTTCTGCAAACAGCAAAATCCAGACCCGGCAAAAAGAAAAACAGATCGGCAAAAGAATCTCTTTTTTACGAAAAACCCACAACAATGTCCAGGACCAAGTCGACAGGAATAGAGGTTATTTTACCGGCCGGCGGTAATTTTTCCCCTTTCAGGACGGGTTCCGGCTTGAGCAGATAATCCCTTGCACGATTAATGGTTGCCAAACAGCCATGATCTGAGGTAAAGCAAAACAATTGTCGATAGCCATTTAAAGCCTAGTTCTATTACCGGAAAAGTCATGGAAGCGATACGGATCAGAGTTAAACGGACCAGTTATCTGAACCGTGACAACGGCTATGTCGTGTTCAAAGGTGACAGCAGCAGGCGGCCGGTAACTGCAGTTGGCTACCTACCGGAAGCCCTTGACGGCAGCAAACTCAGCGGAATCGATTTCGAACTTACCGGGACCTGGGAGATGAGTAAATTCGGTCGCCAGTTCGCCTTTTCCCAAGCTCGGCTGCTCAGCAACCAGATGTTTTATTTCCTCGCCAAGGTTGTCAAAGGGGTTGGCGATAAACTTGCCGTTCGACTCCTTGAGCATT is from Pseudomonadota bacterium and encodes:
- a CDS encoding ABC transporter ATP-binding protein; amino-acid sequence: MITVTGLSKSFGGQNLFTDVNLQFDPNHRYGIVGPNGAGKSTFLRILCGQESFDKGSVSLPAKMRVGTLNQDHFAFEDMALVDVVMRGQPQLFHAFADKEKLLEQSEPDPQKIIELEEIIQHYDGYQAESRIAQMLEGLGIATSYHTQPMRVLSGGYKLRVLLAQCLFSQPEVLLLDEPTNHLDIASVGWLEDYLSEYRGTVIVVSHDRDFINRVSTDIADIDYETIKIYSGNYDFYLRAREQEDQLRRQESDKAEKKINELQTFVTRFKGKASKARQAQSKLKQINRMEKDLVKPLYSSRAHPRISFTCCRPSGKTVLEVKNISKAYGEKKVLHEVSLTVNRGQRLAVIGPNGIGKSTLLKIIMGDLQADSGSIEWGYETYPEYFSQDHRELIPVNSSPYEYLYSYGPGESIGTIRGILGNLLFSGDDVRKSTAALSGGEAARLIIAKLVLKKGNVLVLDEPTNHLDLESIETFIEALIKFEGTIIFVSHNRYLVNRVADHVLELKTDGYDLFPGTYAEFLEREGCDHLSGVRPGRNRQGPGRIPENKSGPQTVSPAPEEPRTPPRFQVSGRDQEKRKKLKQQINALQKESAAAESLCEKLEVEKERFNQIFSRPDYYAETPPEKIKQNAAEKKECEEKLSWAYRKWEKLNQEIESLTRMMDPE
- a CDS encoding tRNA (cytidine(34)-2'-O)-methyltransferase codes for the protein MSESITRPHKLIPDPALHIILYEPEIPANTGNIARLCAAAELPLHLIHPLGFKTDDRHLKRAGLDYWSEVDVREHHDFDSFLQFWYSTTIPTGNAESHALLFALSARAATPYNRAKDFKRGSGLIFGPETRGLSLSLMDRYPTLTIPMWGRVRSINLSTSVGIVAYHFLQQLNLF
- a CDS encoding hydroxylamine reductase; translated protein: MFCFQCQETAKNQGCTIRGVCGKPEETANLQDLLIHVLKGIAVYGEKLEAFSGDYNETALFTAKALFATITNANWDDRSFIALINEALQRRDRLRQSFLKAWKEKNACDFNEDLPDAATWRGETDTFAEKAKSVGVLATANEDVRSLRELLVIGLKGIAAYADHAAVLGFEDREIYRFIMEALASTTKDLSVDEMVGLVMKAGEISVKTMALLDQANTESYGHPEISEVNLGVRNRPGILISGHDLKDMDELLKQTEGSGVDVYTHGEMLPANYYPAFKKYDHFVGNYGGSWWHQNQEFESFNGPILLTTNCLVPLKKENTYLDRLFTTGVVGYVGATHIAERPTGGSKDFSALIERAKACPAPTEIETGKIVGGFAHNQVLALADKVVAAVKSGAIKRFIVMAGCDGRQKSRSYYTEVAEKLPADTVILTAGCAKYRYNKLELGDIGGIPRILDAGQCNDSYSLAVIAIKLKEVFGLDDINQLPISYDIAWYEQKAVAVLLALLFLGVKGIRLGPTLPAFLSPNVAKVLVEKFAIKPIDTVDNDIAAMMQGQ
- a CDS encoding MFS transporter, with product MNKRPSTERAKIYLAMNNPESFISRLPWVLLLSSVFLLNFLARILFSPLLPAIETEFNIGHAAAASLFVYLSGGYFAALLGSGFLSARIPHRLILSGSAVGVGVILLLGASSQSLAYLRLTALCLGLVCGPYLPSAIATLTDTVPHQHWGKALAIHELAPNLAFTMAPVITACLLSQVSWRWVLVGPGMISILMGILFLRFGSGGQFCGQPPRFAICRSLFAVPTFWIIVLLFTLGISATMGLFNILPAYLVSHFGMSTTSANTLASLSRVLTLVTVFFGGWATDHLGPRRTLIVVLGITGMLTAALGLVPVSALVMAKTLVFLQPLLAVVFFPAGFAIIAGVAPAENRNLAVSLVVALAFLLGGGFAPYVVGICGDAGHFSWGIFLLGCLVFSGALVAPFLPRQP
- the murI gene encoding glutamate racemase, which gives rise to MKNAAIGVFDSGVGGLSVLREIRKLLPREDLFYIADSGAGPYGDQSGEFIQERVHVLADFLLTKKVKSLVVACNTATTVAIQSLRMRLSLPIIAIEPAVKPAVELTRSGIVGILATSRTLTSRRFQSLVEDYGNGTKFLLQPCPGLMEQVEKGELESVKTYELTARYLSPLLEQGADTIVLGCTHYPFLLPVIKKLTGPDISIIDPAVAVARQLYRRLETCNLLSSGEVPGVECFWTSGILPGVKPLIAQIWGKETLVCALPSCPQP
- a CDS encoding long-chain fatty acid--CoA ligase is translated as MLITEILARNGRMYEQETALIERDPENKRRREISWLEFDRQANQIANLLRSRGVGSGSRVAHLLMNGLEWLPLYFGILRSGAWVVPLNFRFDSENIRHCLEVSEADTLFFGPEFFARIGAIKERLPGVKHFFTLGLSDLQGSENYLELLDSQSSENPAVKLQADESAALYFTSGTTGLPKPILLTHGNLEAACIVENRHHLQTHADNFILIPPLYHTGAKMHWFGNFIVGAKAVILKGAKPEWILEAVSEEKGTIVWLLVPWAQDILTAIESGAVDLNNYELGQWRLMHIGAQPVPPSLIREWLKVFPAHQYDTNYGLSESTGPGCVHLGMGNTHKVGAIGIPGFDWECRIVDAQDRPQPQGEIGELVVRGPGIMREYFKNQAETANALRDGWLHTGDIARMDEDGFIFLVDRKKDIIITGGENIFPVEIEDFLQGHNDINDVAVIGLPDDRLGEIVAAIVELKPGRRLQKDELEKFCLDLPRYKRPRHFFFDDVPRNPTGKIEKPKLREKYAGHREMFKL